The following are from one region of the Candidatus Acidulodesulfobacterium ferriphilum genome:
- a CDS encoding threonine--tRNA ligase, translated as MQLLIIHADTFSYALTGKTPVAEEIDVNSVKESEVSFKDPLVVFCTVEKGDASDAYAIVKKAFYEIKGISEKLKPRIIVLYPYAHLSNSLAEPSFAVKTLNSLKTELESIAGVYRAPFGWYKSFKISCKGHPLSESSRHIVSESAPNQAIHKTREDVVKDVESEFFILDYTGAETKINLNDKNILAGDTLKDFPSLRKVIAFEEFKIKDGATPPSVAAMRRLEIADHEENSDSGHLRLYPKGTLLYKLLSDWAEDIALNRLKCMEIETPLIYNWNKPEIKGQGESFHERHYSVFVPDEKSESGGFAKGKEFVLRFAGDFGLFSMLKDAKISYKQLPLRFYEFSKSFRYEKSGELSGLRRLRGFTMPDIHSFCLNLEEGFNEYQVLYKQYADLAEAAKIEYAVVFRIVKEYYDKYKDKIIELLKYSKKPALIETLSKMKHYWALKHEFQGVDSVNGSCQLSTVQLDVEDAKRYGINFVNENGEKEGCIICHSSVGAIERWMYLILEEALKKNIPVLPLWLSITQVRIIPVSDKFLDFAVKLKEKLFSSGIRVDIDDRDFSLGKKIMFAEEEWVPYIVVVGHKEAEGGVLPVRNRYKERKNFNLNEEELIKEIKGGTKNMPYRNLILPDMVSKRPIFVG; from the coding sequence ATGCAATTATTAATCATTCATGCCGATACCTTTAGTTATGCTTTAACAGGAAAGACGCCTGTTGCCGAAGAAATCGATGTAAATTCCGTTAAAGAGTCCGAGGTTTCGTTTAAAGATCCGTTAGTGGTTTTTTGCACCGTAGAAAAAGGCGACGCCTCGGATGCGTACGCAATCGTTAAAAAGGCTTTTTATGAGATAAAAGGTATTTCAGAAAAATTAAAACCCCGGATTATAGTTTTATATCCTTACGCCCACCTGTCAAACAGTCTTGCCGAACCGTCTTTTGCAGTTAAGACCTTAAATAGCTTAAAAACGGAATTAGAATCTATCGCAGGGGTTTACAGGGCGCCTTTCGGCTGGTATAAAAGCTTTAAAATATCCTGCAAGGGACACCCTTTAAGCGAGTCGTCCCGCCATATAGTAAGCGAATCAGCCCCGAATCAGGCTATCCATAAGACAAGGGAAGATGTCGTAAAAGATGTGGAAAGCGAATTTTTTATATTGGATTATACCGGTGCAGAGACTAAAATAAATTTAAACGATAAAAACATATTAGCCGGCGATACCCTCAAAGACTTTCCATCCTTAAGAAAAGTTATCGCCTTCGAGGAATTTAAAATTAAAGACGGCGCAACCCCCCCATCCGTTGCGGCTATGAGGCGGCTTGAAATTGCCGACCATGAGGAAAACTCTGATTCGGGACATTTGAGGCTTTATCCGAAAGGGACGCTGTTATACAAACTTTTATCCGATTGGGCGGAAGATATCGCCTTAAACAGGTTAAAATGCATGGAGATTGAAACTCCTTTGATATATAACTGGAACAAGCCCGAAATTAAGGGGCAGGGGGAATCTTTTCATGAACGGCATTATTCCGTTTTTGTGCCCGACGAAAAAAGCGAAAGCGGGGGATTTGCAAAAGGCAAGGAGTTTGTCTTAAGGTTTGCGGGCGATTTTGGGCTTTTTTCGATGCTTAAAGACGCAAAGATTAGTTATAAACAGCTACCGCTGAGATTTTACGAGTTTTCGAAAAGCTTTAGATACGAAAAAAGCGGGGAGTTATCGGGTTTAAGGAGATTAAGGGGTTTTACGATGCCCGATATTCACAGCTTTTGCCTTAATTTAGAAGAAGGATTCAACGAGTATCAGGTGCTTTACAAACAATATGCCGATTTAGCCGAGGCCGCAAAAATTGAATATGCCGTTGTTTTTAGAATAGTTAAAGAGTATTATGATAAATATAAAGATAAGATTATCGAACTTTTAAAATATTCAAAGAAGCCGGCTCTTATAGAAACATTGTCGAAAATGAAGCACTATTGGGCGCTTAAGCATGAATTTCAGGGCGTGGATTCCGTGAACGGTTCCTGCCAGCTTTCGACCGTCCAGCTCGATGTCGAGGATGCCAAAAGATACGGCATAAATTTTGTTAACGAAAACGGCGAAAAGGAGGGATGCATAATCTGCCATTCTTCCGTCGGCGCAATAGAAAGATGGATGTATCTCATTTTGGAAGAGGCTCTTAAAAAAAATATTCCTGTTTTGCCTTTATGGCTCAGCATAACGCAGGTAAGAATTATTCCGGTATCCGATAAATTTCTGGATTTTGCGGTTAAACTTAAGGAAAAACTTTTTAGCTCAGGTATCAGGGTTGACATCGACGACAGGGATTTCAGCCTCGGCAAAAAGATTATGTTTGCGGAGGAAGAATGGGTTCCGTATATCGTCGTCGTGGGGCATAAAGAGGCGGAAGGGGGGGTTTTGCCGGTTAGAAACAGGTATAAGGAAAGAAAGAATTTCAATCTTAACGAGGAAGAGTTAATAAAGGAAATTAAAGGCGGAACCAAAAATATGCCGTACAGAAACTTAATACTTCCCGATATGGTTTCAAAGAGGCCTATATTTGTCGGCTGA
- a CDS encoding heterodisulfide reductase subunit F, which translates to MENIYLPKLAEIKEIIQETNDTKTIRLAINGGSIDFLPGQFGEFSVVGEGESTFGFSSSPLRKEFFEFSFRTSGRATTGINGLNPGDKLSFRGPYGNYFDTAKMKGKDLVFIGGGIGMAPVKSILEYCFDERDDYGKITVLYGARTVNDLLYRNVFDGWKKYKNTEVVITVDPGGETPDWTGKVGFVPTILEQLPLKGENSIAVVCGPPIMIKFALKSLEEKMGFDKENIITTLENRMKCGLGKCGRCNVGSVYVCKDGPVFTARELESLPNDF; encoded by the coding sequence ATGGAAAATATTTACTTACCTAAGTTAGCGGAAATAAAGGAAATTATTCAGGAAACCAACGATACCAAAACAATCCGCCTTGCCATAAACGGCGGCAGTATCGATTTTTTGCCGGGTCAGTTTGGAGAGTTTTCGGTTGTAGGGGAAGGGGAATCGACCTTTGGGTTTTCGTCGTCTCCTCTAAGAAAAGAATTTTTTGAATTTAGTTTCAGAACCTCCGGCAGGGCAACCACCGGTATAAACGGATTAAATCCCGGGGACAAACTATCCTTTAGGGGTCCATACGGAAACTATTTCGATACGGCCAAAATGAAAGGCAAAGACCTCGTTTTCATCGGCGGCGGTATCGGTATGGCGCCCGTAAAATCAATTCTGGAATACTGTTTCGACGAAAGGGATGATTACGGCAAAATAACCGTTTTATACGGCGCAAGAACCGTGAACGACCTTTTGTATAGAAATGTTTTTGACGGCTGGAAAAAATATAAAAATACAGAGGTGGTTATTACCGTCGATCCGGGCGGCGAAACTCCGGATTGGACGGGGAAAGTCGGTTTTGTTCCTACTATTCTCGAACAGCTCCCCCTTAAAGGTGAAAATAGCATTGCCGTCGTTTGCGGGCCTCCGATTATGATAAAATTTGCCTTAAAGTCCTTAGAAGAAAAGATGGGTTTTGACAAAGAAAATATTATTACGACTCTTGAAAATAGAATGAAATGCGGGCTGGGCAAATGCGGGAGGTGCAATGTCGGAAGCGTTTATGTTTGCAAAGACGGTCCCGTTTTTACGGCAAGGGAACTCGAGAGCCTTCCTAACGACTTTTAA
- a CDS encoding 4Fe-4S ferredoxin produces the protein MANTDEKLQKIAKDLLESGEVSLVIGYTKGSNPQRMRPVFITKAEDADRLSFNHHAVQDLAVFLKKPEVKKFGKIGIVVKGCDEKAVNALIQEYQVSRDNIKIIGVECNGVIRQNLADKGETAVSEASVYDKCLICNEHTPVLYDYLVPSEAPKLNLSGNLKPYAKIEELDSMSPEEKNSFWEKEFDKCIKCYACRQACPLCYCSRCIVEKNMPQWIDTNLEETGNAQWNLIRAYHLSGRCIGCGECERACPVNIPLMLINEKMARDVNNLFGYKSGLDINAKPVFGVFSESDFNEFIK, from the coding sequence ATGGCAAATACAGATGAAAAGCTGCAAAAGATAGCAAAAGACCTTTTGGAAAGCGGGGAGGTTAGCTTAGTAATCGGCTATACCAAAGGCTCAAACCCCCAGAGGATGCGTCCGGTATTTATTACAAAGGCGGAGGATGCGGATAGGCTGTCTTTTAATCATCATGCCGTTCAAGATTTGGCGGTATTTTTAAAAAAGCCGGAGGTTAAAAAATTTGGCAAAATAGGCATAGTCGTTAAAGGATGCGACGAAAAGGCCGTTAACGCATTGATACAGGAGTATCAGGTTTCAAGGGATAATATAAAGATTATAGGCGTCGAATGTAACGGCGTCATCAGGCAAAATCTTGCCGACAAAGGTGAAACGGCTGTTTCCGAAGCCTCCGTTTACGATAAATGCCTCATCTGCAATGAACATACGCCTGTATTATATGACTACCTTGTCCCTTCCGAAGCCCCGAAGCTTAATTTATCAGGTAATCTGAAGCCTTATGCAAAGATAGAAGAGCTGGATTCTATGAGCCCCGAAGAAAAAAATTCCTTCTGGGAAAAAGAATTCGACAAATGCATAAAATGTTATGCATGCAGACAGGCCTGTCCGTTATGTTATTGTTCAAGGTGTATCGTCGAAAAGAATATGCCTCAATGGATAGACACAAATCTCGAAGAGACAGGCAATGCCCAGTGGAACTTAATCAGGGCTTATCATCTTTCTGGTAGGTGCATCGGATGCGGCGAATGTGAGCGCGCCTGTCCCGTAAATATTCCTCTTATGTTGATTAATGAAAAAATGGCAAGGGATGTCAACAATCTTTTTGGCTATAAATCGGGACTCGATATTAATGCCAAACCGGTGTTCGGAGTGTTTAGCGAAAGTGATTTTAACGAGTTTATAAAGTAA
- a CDS encoding hydrogenase iron-sulfur subunit produces MEDKKEKPVKSGGNNVSDPRIIAFVCNWCTYSGADLAGTSRMKYSDNVRVIKLPCSGRIDPLFIVEAFKKGAKGVLVSGCHPGDCHYISGNYHSRRKYAAFRDLLGFLGVDLNRIEFSWISASEGNKWVSVINEFTDKIKSLNDNSSDIFKK; encoded by the coding sequence ATGGAAGATAAAAAAGAAAAGCCCGTGAAATCCGGCGGAAACAATGTGAGCGACCCCAGAATTATCGCATTTGTTTGCAACTGGTGTACCTACAGCGGAGCGGACCTTGCGGGAACAAGCAGAATGAAATATTCGGACAATGTAAGAGTAATAAAACTCCCCTGTTCGGGAAGAATAGACCCCTTGTTCATTGTCGAGGCGTTTAAGAAAGGGGCAAAGGGCGTATTGGTTTCGGGATGCCATCCCGGAGACTGCCATTATATCAGCGGCAATTATCATTCAAGAAGAAAATACGCGGCTTTCAGAGATTTACTGGGTTTTTTGGGCGTAGATTTAAACAGGATTGAATTTTCATGGATTAGCGCCTCGGAGGGTAATAAATGGGTTTCCGTAATTAATGAATTTACCGATAAGATTAAGTCGCTGAATGATAATTCAAGCGATATATTTAAAAAATAA
- a CDS encoding CoB--CoM heterodisulfide reductase iron-sulfur subunit A family protein: MARIGVFVCWCGSNIAGTVDVAKVTEEAKKVPGVVTAVDYKYMCSDPGQNSLRNMIKEQKLTGVVLAACSPHMHENTFRKAAVKEGLNPYFVEIANIREQVSWVHEDKERATQKAVDLMKMMVEKVKRDRPIEDVRVPLNKKALVIGGGISGIQAALDIANGGVEVLLVEKEPSIGGRMIQLDETFPTLDCSSCIMTPKMVEVNQHPNIKLYTYSEVEDVSGYIGNFKVKIKKKARSVVEHDCTGCGDCWNACPMHKNVKSEFNMNLSERTAIYVPFPQAVPLVPVLDRSVCLHFKKGGKCVKCYEACGPKCIDFDMKDEIIEETVGAIVASTGYDLMDNSLYGEYGYGKYKDVVSGLQFERLLSASGPTEGVIKRPSDGTTPQTIVFIQCVGSRDPEKGVPYCSKVCCMYTAKHAKLFAHKVHGSQSYVFYIDIRATSKGYEEFVRGTMEQDGAVYLRGRVSKIYEDNGKLIVKGADTLSGNQVEIAADMVVLATGVIPKKGSDKTAQMLGISYDKYGFFTESHPKLRPAESSTAGIYLAGMAQGPRDIPESVVSGSAAASKILGLFSKNEYEVEGTIANVNEATCVACFYCQRVCGFSAISRKEIKDRSGKVIKVVASVNPGLCTGCGACVNACFSKSIDVKGFMDDQIYAEIRSLAI, translated from the coding sequence TAGGAGTTTTTGTTTGTTGGTGCGGTTCGAACATTGCAGGAACCGTCGATGTCGCTAAGGTTACCGAGGAGGCGAAGAAAGTTCCGGGCGTCGTAACCGCCGTTGACTACAAATATATGTGTTCCGACCCGGGACAAAACAGCTTGAGAAACATGATTAAAGAACAAAAATTAACGGGGGTTGTTCTTGCGGCATGCTCTCCGCATATGCATGAAAACACATTTAGAAAAGCTGCCGTTAAAGAGGGTTTAAATCCGTATTTTGTCGAGATTGCCAATATAAGAGAACAGGTTTCATGGGTTCATGAGGATAAAGAAAGGGCTACGCAAAAAGCCGTAGATTTAATGAAAATGATGGTGGAAAAGGTAAAAAGAGACAGACCCATCGAAGATGTCAGGGTTCCTTTAAACAAAAAAGCGCTTGTTATCGGCGGAGGAATATCGGGCATTCAAGCGGCATTAGATATTGCAAACGGGGGAGTAGAGGTCTTGCTTGTGGAAAAAGAGCCGTCCATCGGCGGAAGAATGATTCAGCTTGACGAAACATTTCCCACATTGGACTGCTCAAGCTGCATAATGACGCCGAAAATGGTTGAGGTAAACCAGCATCCAAACATAAAGCTATATACTTATTCCGAAGTCGAAGATGTTTCGGGATATATCGGAAATTTTAAGGTAAAAATCAAGAAAAAGGCAAGAAGCGTTGTCGAGCATGACTGCACAGGTTGCGGCGACTGCTGGAATGCCTGTCCGATGCATAAAAATGTCAAAAGCGAATTTAATATGAATTTGTCCGAAAGGACTGCGATATATGTTCCTTTTCCTCAAGCCGTTCCGCTTGTTCCCGTATTGGACAGGTCGGTCTGTCTTCACTTTAAAAAAGGCGGAAAATGCGTCAAATGCTATGAGGCATGCGGACCAAAGTGCATAGATTTTGATATGAAGGACGAGATTATCGAAGAAACGGTCGGCGCAATCGTTGCCTCGACAGGATACGACCTTATGGATAATTCCCTTTACGGCGAGTATGGCTACGGCAAATATAAGGATGTAGTATCAGGTTTACAGTTTGAACGGCTTTTATCGGCATCCGGCCCGACCGAAGGCGTGATTAAAAGACCCTCCGACGGGACAACTCCGCAGACAATCGTGTTTATTCAATGCGTAGGTTCAAGAGACCCCGAAAAAGGCGTTCCTTATTGCTCGAAGGTTTGCTGTATGTACACCGCAAAACATGCAAAATTATTTGCGCATAAGGTTCACGGTTCACAGAGCTATGTTTTTTATATAGACATAAGGGCGACAAGCAAGGGATACGAAGAGTTTGTCAGGGGGACGATGGAGCAGGACGGAGCGGTATATCTAAGGGGCAGGGTCTCGAAGATTTACGAAGATAACGGCAAACTTATCGTTAAGGGCGCCGATACGCTTTCGGGAAATCAGGTTGAGATTGCCGCAGATATGGTGGTTCTTGCAACCGGCGTCATACCTAAAAAGGGTTCCGACAAGACGGCGCAAATGCTCGGCATATCTTACGATAAATACGGATTTTTTACGGAGTCTCATCCGAAGCTCCGTCCCGCGGAATCCTCTACGGCAGGGATTTATCTTGCGGGCATGGCGCAGGGTCCGAGGGATATTCCCGAGTCTGTTGTTTCCGGTTCCGCCGCCGCATCTAAAATACTGGGGCTGTTTTCAAAGAACGAATACGAGGTTGAAGGAACGATTGCCAATGTTAATGAAGCTACCTGCGTTGCCTGCTTTTACTGCCAGAGGGTTTGCGGTTTTAGCGCGATTAGCAGGAAGGAGATTAAGGATAGAAGCGGCAAGGTTATAAAGGTTGTTGCCAGCGTCAATCCCGGACTTTGCACCGGCTGCGGCGCATGCGTCAATGCCTGTTTCTCGAAGTCGATAGATGTCAAAGGATTTATGGATGACCAGATATATGCGGAGATTAGGTCTTTAGCAATTTAA